The Streptomyces sp. NBC_00670 genome window below encodes:
- a CDS encoding ABC transporter ATP-binding protein gives MQSQQVHDSPPGRSKRTGPVLLALRYYGRELARRKWLTTGAMLLPALGNIGINYVAPLVVAKLVGRIADHTELGLGSSLPYVLGFAGVLLFAELLWRLGLHCLNRLAARGIERLYIIGMDELFAKDAAFFHDNFAGALTKRVLSFASRFEDCVDTMTFQVIGRIVPLAFGAVVLWRYEPLLVVGLLAMLLTTTFCVAPLIRRRQALVRRREEAIARVAGHVADSLMNMDTVRAFAAEEREAAEHRDRVAHSRRLTLRSWDYGNLRIDTFVAPMSVLTNALGLLLAVVLGGGAHGVEAVVVAFTYYGNATRIMFEFNQIYRRLESAMTEAAQFTDLLLKPPTVLDPPAPEPLRPGPAGIRFDRVTFAHGGGKPLFRGLELTVPDGAKIGLVGRSGGGKTTLTRLLLRMTDIDAGRILVGGQDITRLRQADLRSLMAYVPQDPAMFHRTLRENIAFARPGATEAEIRRAAEAAHVTEFADGLPDGFDTMVGERGVKLSGGQRQRVALARAILRDAPILLLDEATSALDSESEVLIQEALWRLMEGRTALVVAHRLSTVAGMDRLVVLDRGRIIEQGTHQQLLASEGAYAKLWQHQSGGFLDDVDATDGDDAGDGDADAGGRALGRPVLGADLV, from the coding sequence ATGCAGTCACAACAAGTGCACGATTCCCCGCCGGGCCGGTCCAAACGCACCGGCCCCGTCCTCCTCGCGCTCCGTTACTACGGCCGGGAACTCGCCCGGCGCAAGTGGCTGACCACGGGCGCGATGCTGCTGCCCGCGCTGGGCAACATCGGCATCAACTACGTCGCCCCGCTGGTCGTCGCCAAGCTCGTCGGACGCATCGCGGACCACACCGAGCTCGGCCTCGGCAGCTCGTTGCCGTACGTCCTCGGCTTCGCCGGGGTCCTGCTCTTCGCCGAGCTGCTGTGGCGCCTCGGCCTGCACTGCCTCAACCGCCTCGCCGCCCGCGGCATCGAACGGCTGTACATCATCGGGATGGACGAACTGTTCGCGAAGGACGCCGCGTTCTTCCACGACAACTTCGCCGGGGCGCTGACCAAACGGGTCCTCAGCTTCGCCTCCCGCTTCGAGGACTGCGTCGACACGATGACGTTCCAGGTCATCGGCCGGATCGTGCCCCTGGCCTTCGGGGCCGTGGTGCTGTGGCGCTACGAGCCGCTGCTCGTCGTCGGCCTGCTGGCGATGCTCCTGACCACGACGTTCTGCGTGGCGCCCCTCATCCGGCGCCGACAGGCCCTGGTGCGCCGGCGCGAGGAGGCCATCGCCCGGGTCGCGGGGCATGTCGCCGACAGTCTGATGAACATGGACACGGTCCGCGCGTTCGCCGCCGAGGAGCGCGAGGCCGCCGAACACCGCGACCGCGTCGCCCACTCCCGGCGGCTGACGCTGCGCTCGTGGGACTACGGCAATCTGCGCATCGACACCTTCGTCGCGCCGATGTCGGTGCTGACCAACGCGCTGGGCCTGCTGCTCGCCGTCGTCCTCGGCGGCGGCGCGCACGGCGTGGAGGCGGTCGTGGTGGCGTTCACCTACTACGGCAACGCCACCCGGATCATGTTCGAGTTCAACCAGATCTACCGGCGCCTGGAGAGCGCGATGACGGAGGCCGCGCAATTCACCGACCTGCTGCTGAAACCGCCGACCGTGCTCGACCCGCCCGCCCCCGAACCGCTGCGCCCCGGGCCCGCCGGCATCCGCTTCGACCGGGTGACCTTCGCCCACGGCGGCGGCAAGCCGCTCTTCCGGGGCCTGGAGCTGACCGTGCCCGACGGGGCGAAGATCGGCCTGGTCGGCCGCTCCGGCGGCGGCAAGACCACCCTCACCCGGCTGCTGCTGCGGATGACGGACATCGACGCCGGCCGCATCCTGGTCGGCGGCCAGGACATCACCCGGCTCCGCCAGGCCGACCTGCGCAGCCTGATGGCGTACGTGCCGCAGGACCCGGCGATGTTCCACCGCACCCTGCGCGAGAACATCGCGTTCGCCCGGCCGGGCGCCACCGAGGCCGAGATCCGCCGCGCGGCCGAGGCGGCGCACGTCACCGAGTTCGCCGACGGGCTGCCGGACGGCTTCGACACCATGGTCGGCGAGCGCGGCGTCAAGCTCTCCGGCGGCCAGCGCCAGCGGGTCGCCCTCGCCCGCGCGATCCTGCGGGACGCGCCGATCCTGCTGCTCGACGAGGCGACCAGCGCCCTGGACTCCGAGAGCGAGGTGCTGATCCAGGAGGCACTGTGGCGGCTCATGGAGGGGCGCACGGCGCTCGTCGTCGCCCACCGGCTGAGCACGGTCGCCGGCATGGACCGGCTCGTCGTCCTCGACCGCGGCCGGATCATCGAGCAGGGCACCCACCAGCAGCTCCTCGCCTCCGAGGGGGCCTACGCCAAGCTGTGGCAGCACCAGTCGGGCGGCTTCCTCGACGACGTCGACGCAACCGACGGCGACGACGCCGGCGACGGGGACGCCGACGCCGGCGGCCGCGCCCTGGGCCGCCCCGTCCTGGGGGCCGACCTGGTCTGA
- a CDS encoding FAD-dependent oxidoreductase — MDEQAALHRSYWLETAPAGEPGPPPADGLTVDVAVVGGGIAGLSTAWELARDGHRVAVLEAGRLAAGVTGYTTAKLTAQHTLIYDKLRRTRDAEAARLYARSQYEAVRHAGEIAAELGIECEWEESTAYTFTRQAGRVDELRAEAEAAREAGLPAEFTTDTDLPFPVAGAVKVTDQAQFHPVKYLRALAEDIRRRGGTLHENTRVTGLTEGEPCVLTTEAGAEVKAGAVVVATHYPVFDRALLFTRLSPRRELVIAAPIEAEAAPHGMYITPDENTRSVRTAPYTDGKRLLVITGEHFTPGAGEDVEERFGRLVEWAGRHFGDLRLSHRWATQDNDSTDTVPLVGPLHQGSRHAYVATGFGGWGLSGGIMAGRLLADLIGGRTPEWSGLYDPRRLGSVVREGGEFLKNQAKVAKHFVGDRLTSMSGPGVDEIAPGDGAIVHVDGKRTAVYRDEAGALHAVSARCTHLGCLVAFNRAERAWECPCHGSRFDPDGAVVQGPALRPLEPREL, encoded by the coding sequence ATGGACGAGCAGGCAGCACTTCACCGGTCGTACTGGCTCGAGACGGCCCCCGCGGGCGAACCCGGACCGCCCCCGGCCGACGGCCTCACCGTGGACGTCGCCGTCGTCGGCGGCGGCATCGCCGGGCTCAGCACCGCCTGGGAACTGGCCCGCGACGGCCACCGCGTCGCCGTCCTGGAGGCCGGCCGGCTCGCCGCCGGGGTCACCGGGTACACCACGGCGAAGCTGACCGCCCAGCACACCCTGATCTACGACAAGCTGCGCCGCACCCGCGACGCCGAGGCCGCCCGGCTGTACGCCCGTTCCCAGTACGAGGCCGTCCGGCACGCCGGGGAGATCGCCGCCGAGCTCGGCATCGAGTGCGAGTGGGAGGAGAGCACGGCCTACACCTTCACGCGGCAGGCCGGCCGCGTCGACGAGCTGCGCGCCGAGGCCGAGGCCGCCCGCGAGGCCGGGCTGCCCGCCGAGTTCACCACCGACACCGACCTGCCCTTCCCCGTCGCGGGCGCCGTCAAGGTCACCGACCAGGCCCAGTTCCACCCCGTCAAGTACCTCAGGGCGCTCGCCGAGGACATCCGCCGCCGGGGCGGCACCCTGCACGAGAACACCCGCGTCACCGGGCTCACCGAGGGCGAGCCCTGTGTGCTCACCACGGAGGCGGGGGCGGAGGTGAAGGCGGGGGCGGTCGTCGTCGCCACGCACTACCCCGTCTTCGACCGTGCGCTGCTGTTCACCCGGCTCTCCCCGCGCCGCGAACTCGTGATCGCCGCCCCCATCGAGGCCGAGGCCGCACCGCACGGCATGTACATCACGCCCGATGAGAACACCCGTTCGGTGCGGACGGCCCCGTACACGGACGGCAAGCGGCTGCTGGTGATCACCGGCGAGCACTTCACCCCGGGCGCCGGGGAGGACGTCGAGGAGCGGTTCGGCCGGCTCGTCGAATGGGCCGGGCGCCACTTCGGCGACCTCCGCCTCAGCCACCGCTGGGCCACCCAGGACAACGACTCCACGGACACCGTCCCGCTCGTCGGCCCCCTGCACCAGGGCAGCCGGCACGCCTATGTGGCCACCGGGTTCGGCGGCTGGGGGCTGAGCGGCGGCATCATGGCGGGCCGGCTGCTCGCCGATCTGATCGGCGGGCGCACGCCCGAGTGGAGCGGACTGTACGACCCGCGGCGGCTCGGCTCGGTGGTCCGCGAGGGCGGGGAGTTCCTCAAGAACCAGGCCAAGGTCGCCAAGCACTTCGTCGGCGACCGGCTCACCTCGATGAGCGGCCCCGGCGTCGACGAGATCGCCCCCGGTGACGGCGCGATCGTCCACGTCGACGGCAAGCGCACCGCCGTGTACCGCGACGAGGCCGGCGCCCTGCACGCCGTCTCCGCGCGCTGCACCCACCTGGGCTGTCTGGTCGCCTTCAACCGTGCCGAACGCGCCTGGGAGTGCCCGTGCCACGGCTCCCGCTTCGACCCGGACGGCGCGGTCGTCCAGGGCCCGGCCCTGCGGCCGCTGGAACCCCGGGAGCTGTGA